CTCGGGTTGGCCTTGTCCATCCCGGCGTATTTCGGCGCCGTGCCGTGCACGGCCTCGAAGACCGCCACCTCGTCGCCGATGTTGGCGCCGTGGGCGATGCCGAGGCCACCGATCTGGGCGGCGGCGGCATCGGACAGGTAGTCGCCGTTCAGGTTGGGCAGCGCCAGCACCTCGTAGTCCCGGGTGCGGATGAGGATCTGCTGGAGCATGTTGTCGGCGATGCGGTCGTTCATGAGGACGTGTCCGGCCGGCTGCTTGCCGTCGTGCTCGGCCCAGAGCGCGGCCTCCGTGACCGTGCGGTCGCCGAACTCATCCCGGGCCACCTCGTAGCCCCAGTCGCGGAATGCGCCCTCCGTGTACTTCATGATGTTGCCCTTGTGGACCAGCGTCACCGTTGAGCGTCCACGGTCGAGGGCGTACTGGATCGCCTTGCGCACGAGGCGCTTCGTGCGGAAGGCGCTGATCGGCTTGACGCCGATGCCCGTGCCGTCGACGCTCTCGATGCCCTTGGCCCCCATCTCGTCGTTCAGGAACGTGATCAGCTTGCGCGCCTCGGGCGAACCGGCCTGCCATTCGATGCCGGCGTATACATCCTCCGTCGCCTCACGAAAGAGGACGATGTTCATGTTGCGCGGCTCGAGGACCGGGCTCGGCAGGCCCTCGATGTAGTAGACCGGCCGGACGTTGGCGTACAGATCGAGCGACTGGCGGATCGCCACATTCAAGCTGCGGATCCCGCCCCCGATCGGCGTCGTCAGCGGCCCTTTGATGCCGACGCGGAAGTGCGCGAAGGCGTCGAGCGTCTCCTTCGGCAGCCATTCGTTGCGCGCCGCCATCGCGCGCTCGCCGGCAAACACCTCGACCCACGCGATGGACTTGCCGCCGCCCGCCTTGCCGACGGCCGCGTCGAGCATCTTCTGCATCGCCGGCGTCACATCGGTGCCGATCCCGTCGCCCAGGATGAACGGGATGATCGGCCGATCGGGGACGTCCAACCGACCGTCGTTGGAGGTGATCCGCTGGCCGTCGGCGGGGATGGCGAGGTTCGGGAACGACATTGGGCGAGGCTCCGGCGTGTGGACGGGCTGTGGGGAACGATCAGCCCCGTGGGGCACAGGCGCGCACGGCAGCGCTGACGCCGTCGGCGTACTTTTCGAAATTGTCGCGGAACATGGCCGCCAGCTCGGACGCCTTCGCGTCGTATGCCGCCGCATCGGACCACGTGCTTCGCGGATCGAGGACCTCGGGCGGGACGCCGGCCACGGCCGTCGGCACCGCGACGCCGAACACCGGGTCCGGGCGCGTCGGCACGCCGTCCAGGTCGCCGTGCAGCGCCGCCGTGAGCATCGTGCGGGTGTGCGCCAGCGACATCCGCCGGCCGACCCCGTACGGGCCGCCCGTCCAACCCGTGTTCACGAGCCAGACCTTGGCCCCGTGGCGCGAAAGTCGCTCGCCGAGCATCGACGCGTACACGCCCGGGTGGCGCGGCATGAACGGCGCGCCGAAGCACGTCGAGAACGTCGCCGACGGCTCCTTCACGCCGCGCTCGGTGCCGGCGACCTTGGCCGTGTAGCCCGACAGGAAATGGAACATCGCCTGCTCGGGCGTCAGCCGGGCGATCGGCGGCAGGACACCGAACGCGTCGGCCGTCAGGAAGACGACGTTGCGCGGATGGCCGGCCATCCCGGACGGCACGAAGTTGCCCAGGTGGTCGATCGGATAGCTCGAGCGGGTGTTCTCGGTCAGGGCGTCGGATGCGTAGTCGGCCTCGCGTGTGACCGGATCGTAGGCGACGTTCTCGATGACGGTGCCGAAGCGCTCGGTTGCCCTGAAAATCTCCGGCTCGCTCGCGGCAGTGATGTGGATCGTCTTGGCGTAGCATCCGCCCTCGAAGTTGAACACGCCCGCCTCGCTCCAGCCGTGCTCGTCGTCGCCGATGAGCGGACGATCCGGGTCGGCCGAGAGGGTCGTCTTGCCCGTGCCCGAGAGGCCGAAGAAGAGCGCGACATCGCCGCCCGGACCGACGTTCGCCGAACAGTGCATCGGCATGACGTTTCGCGACGGCAACAGGAAGTTCATGACCGAGAAGATCGCCTTCTTGATCTCGCCGGCGTAGGCCGAGCCACCGATGAGGACCGTTCGCTCACCGAAGTGGACGACGATGTACGTTCCGGAACGCGTCCCGTCCGTCGCCGGATCGGCCACAGAGGACGGCGAGTGGAGCACGGTCCAGTCGGGGTGGAAGTCGGCCAGCGCCTCGGCGGGCGGCCGAAGGAACATGTTGCTGGCGAACAGGTTGTGCCACGCCCCTTCCGTGACGACGCGGACGGACAGCCGGTGGTCGGGATCCGCGCCGCACCATGCATCGCGCACGAAGAGGTCGCGCCGCTCGAGGGCGCGCAGCGTCTTGACCTTGAGGGCGGCGTACGACGCCGGGCTGAGGGGCACGTTCACCTTGCCCCACCAGACATTGCCGGACGACGAGGGTTCCTCGACGAGGAAGCGATCGTTCGGCGATCGACCGGTGTGCGCACCGGTCGTGCACGCCAGCGCGCCGCTGGCCATCAGGTGCCCTTCCCCCCGCGCCACCGCTTCTTCAACGAGCGCCGCCGGGGCGAGATTCCAGTAGACGTCCGCCTGCGGCTGCAATCCGTGCCCTTCGAGTCCGAAGCGCTCCGGCCGTTCTTGCATGCGAATCATGTCGCCTCTCCTGGTCTGGTTTCCCCTGTCAGGAATGAACCCTGTCCGGAATGAACCCTGTCCGGAGCGAACCCTGTCCGGAGTGAACCGCGCCGGCTAGTCTACCACACGGGGGCAACCCGGCGGCCACTTCGACGATGGCGGCCGTGTGGCCGGAGAGGGCGTCGCCGGCCGCGTCGCCGGCCGCGTGGACGGCGCGCCGAAGCGGGCATACGATCTGGCGATGACGCTCGGCCGCCCTTCCGACCCGGAACCCCTCGAACGGTCGCTCATCGACCGGGCGATGGCCGTCGGCGTGGCACTCGTGCAGCGAGGCTGGCGCCTCGCAACGGCCGAGTCGTGCACCGGCGGCCTGATCGGTGCGGCCGTCACCGCCGTGCCGGGGTGCTCGGCGTGGTACGTCGGCGGCGTCGTCAGCTACGCCGACCGCGCGAAGCACGACCTCCTCGGCGTTCCCGCGGCAACGCTGGAAGCGCATGGCGCCGTCAGCGCCCAGACCGCCGCCGCAATGGCGACCGGCGCGCTCGCCCGGCTCGGGGCCGACATCGCCGTGAGCGTCACCGGGATCGCCGGGCCGGACGGCGGGTCGGCCGACAAGCCCGTCGGGCTCGTGTGGTTCGGGATGGCAACGGCGGAAGGCGTGACGACGTGGTCCACACGAACCGACGGCGATCGCGCAGCGGTCCGGGCGGCAGCGGTGGCGGAAGCTCTCGATGCGGTGGCGGCGGTGCTCAGCTCGCGGCGCTCATGACCCCGACGAACTCGTCGCGGTCGAGCGTCTCGACCTCGAGGAGCTTGCGCGCCACGGCGTGTACCCGGTCGAGGTTGTCCCGCAGCGTCTTGACGGCGCGATCATACGCATCCGTCACCAGGCGCCGCACCTCATGGTCGATCTGTCGCGCCACGGCTTCGGAATAGTTCCGCTGCTCGGACAGCTCGCGGCCGAGGAACACGAGTTCCTGCTTCTGGCCGAACGTGATCGGGCCGAGCGACTCGCTCATGCCGTAGCGCGTGACCATGTCGCGTGCCGTCTTCGTGACGAACTCGAGGTCGCCCGAAGCGCCGGTGGAGACCTCGCCGAAGACGAGAACTTCGGCCGCGCGGCCGCCGAGCGCCGCGGCGAGGTCGGCGCGGAACTTGGCGCTGCTGCGCAGGTAGGTGTCCGATTCGGGCAAGGACGACGTGAGGCCGCCGGTCATGCCGCGCGGGATGATCGTCACGCGATGGACGGGGTCGCATTCGTCGAGCACGTGCATGACGACGGCGTGACCGGCCTCGTGGTAGGCCGTGATCTTGAGTTCCTCGGCCTCCATCGTCCGGCTCTTGCGCTCCGGGCCGAAGCGGACCTTGTCGACGGCCTGCTGGATGTCCTCGTTCGTGATCTGGCGGGCGTTGCGGCGCGCGGCCTGGATCGCCGATTCGTTTACGAGGTTCTCGAGGTCGGCCCCCGAGAAGCCCGGCGTCTGCTTGGCGACGGCGTCGAGATCGACGTCGGCGGACAGCGGTTTCCCGCGGGCATGGATCTCGATGATCGACCGTCGCCCCTTCACGTCCGGGCGGTCGATGACGACGCGGCGGTCGAATCGGCCGGGCCTGAGCAGCGCCGGGTCGAGGATGTCCGGGCGGTTCGTGGCCGCGACGATGATCACGTTCGTGTCGGTGTCGAAGCCGTCCATCTCGACGAGGATCTGGTTCAGCGTCTGCTCGCGCTCGTCGTGGCTGCCGCCCAGCCCGGCGCCGCGCTGGCGGCCGACGGCGTCGATCTCGTCGATGAAGACGATGCACGGGCTGTTCTTGCGCGCTTGGTCGAAGAGGTCGCGCACCCGGCTCGCCCCGACGCCGACGAACATCTCGACGAACTCCGAGCCCGAGATCGAGAAGAACGGGACGCCGGCCTCTCCGGCGATCGCCTTCGCCAGCAGCGTCTTGCCGCAGCCGGGCGGGCCCATCATCAGCACGCCGCGCGGAATCTTGGCTCCGAGCGCGATGAACTTTTCCGGCTCGCGCAGGAACTCGACGATCTCGGCCAGCTCCTGCTTCGACTCGTCGACCCCGGCGACGTCCGAGAACGTCACCGTCGGCGTATCGCCGGTCAGCAGGCGCGCTCGGCTGCGGCCGAACGAAAGCGCCTGGTTCGAACCGCTCTGCGCCTGGCGCATCATGAACGCCAGCAGCCCGATCATGAGGAGGAACGGCACGAGCGTCGAAACGAGCGCGCCGACGCCGGTGAAGTTGGACTGCCGCTCGACCTTGAACTTCACGCCCTGCGCGTCGAGCTGTGCGTAGCTGAGGCCGAGCTGCTCGACGAAGCCGGCGGCAACGCCCCGCTCCTTGAGCACGACGCGGCGCGCGAGCTCGCCAACGCCCGGATTGCGCAGCGTCACGATCGCCCGCGTTTCGTCGCCGCTGACGGCAATGCTCTGCACTTCGCCCTGCCGCACGAGCGCGGCGAGCTCTGACTGCGGCATCTGGAGTCGCGTGCCTCGCTCGGCTTGGTAGAGCGTCATGAGCCCGACCAGTCCGACGAACACAAACCCCCAGATCCACCAGCTGCGTCGTGTGTTCCGCATTCCGTGCCCAACCCTCATGCTGCGCGAACGGGGTGCGTCACCGAGCGACGCACAGCGCCGAACTATAGCATATGGGCGGCAGCTGCCGCAGGTCGGGCGCCGGTCCGAACGAAGCGGGCGATCAGCCCTCGACCCAGATGTCGAACAGCCGGGCCCGGCTGCCGTTCGGGCTGTCCGCGCCGCCGACGACGGGCACGAGCTCGGACGGTGCGTCCGTCGGGAAGATCTCGACCCACACGAAGACCATGCCCGAGGCCCCCGGCGGCACCACGAGGCTGAACGTGCTGCCGACGACGCGATCCCCCTGCGACCAGCCGGCGCTCGGCCGGTCACCGGCCAGCGGGGCGACGGCCTCGCCCAGAACGGTCTCGCCCGAGCGGTCGCTCAGGAGGAATCGGGCCTGATAGTCCCGCTGCACGTCGCCCACCGCCTCCCATGCGACGGTGAACGAGACGGTCTCGCCGACATGAAAGGCCTTGGTGGTCAGGTTCACCCCGTCCAAATAGACGCCGTCTCCAAAGGTGACGTTCGTCGATTCGAACGTCCCGCTGGAGTAGTTGATCCAGACCGAGGCGCCGACCGGCACGCTTCCGCCGCCCGGCGGGTCGGTGCCGATGATCGCCCCGGCGGGCACGTCGGCGCTCCACATCGCCCGCTTGGCCGGCACGAGGCCACTCGCGCTCAGCACGTGCTCCATCGCCTCGAGGCTCTCGGCCAGCGGTGGAATCGAGACGAGGCCGTGTGCGCCGATCAGCAGCTTCACGGCGTCGCCTTGGACAACGGTCTCGCCGACATCCGGCTGCATGCGGACCACCCGACCGATGTCGGCGGCGCCGGCTTCGACGGGCTCGAGGCTGACGGACAAGCCCTTGGCTTCGAGCGTCGCCTGACCGGCGGCCGCCTCGAGGCGCATGACATCCGGCACGTCCACGAGGATGGGCGGCGGCGTGGCCGATGCGGGCGCTGCCGACAGCGCCCCGCGCGCGCCATCCCCTTGCCCCCCGTCCTGCCCGGAGCCGATCCGGCTGAGGTTGGCGTACCACAACAGGATCAGCCCGCTGACGAGGACGACGGCCAGCAGCGCCAAGCCGAGCACGTTCCAGTCGAGCAACGGCCCGCTCGGTTGGGCGGCTTGACCGGCGGCGTTGCCGGCGGCGGCGCCGCGCTCGTCGGGCGTTTGCGGCACGCGCGGCCGGCCGTACCCGTCGTCCTTGGCCGGTGCACCGGACGACGTGCCGCGCGCAACCGACGCCGCCGCCGGGTCGGGCGTCGGACCGGTGTGCTGCTCGCTCATGCGCCGGAATGCGTCCAGCGCATCCGCCAG
Above is a window of Candidatus Avedoeria danica DNA encoding:
- the icd gene encoding isocitrate dehydrogenase (NADP(+)) yields the protein MSFPNLAIPADGQRITSNDGRLDVPDRPIIPFILGDGIGTDVTPAMQKMLDAAVGKAGGGKSIAWVEVFAGERAMAARNEWLPKETLDAFAHFRVGIKGPLTTPIGGGIRSLNVAIRQSLDLYANVRPVYYIEGLPSPVLEPRNMNIVLFREATEDVYAGIEWQAGSPEARKLITFLNDEMGAKGIESVDGTGIGVKPISAFRTKRLVRKAIQYALDRGRSTVTLVHKGNIMKYTEGAFRDWGYEVARDEFGDRTVTEAALWAEHDGKQPAGHVLMNDRIADNMLQQILIRTRDYEVLALPNLNGDYLSDAAAAQIGGLGIAHGANIGDEVAVFEAVHGTAPKYAGMDKANPSAVTLSGLMMLEHLGWHAAAEVLRGAIGRAIADKVVTYDIARQTTGATEVSCSGFAQAVVDRM
- the pckA gene encoding phosphoenolpyruvate carboxykinase (ATP); amino-acid sequence: MQERPERFGLEGHGLQPQADVYWNLAPAALVEEAVARGEGHLMASGALACTTGAHTGRSPNDRFLVEEPSSSGNVWWGKVNVPLSPASYAALKVKTLRALERRDLFVRDAWCGADPDHRLSVRVVTEGAWHNLFASNMFLRPPAEALADFHPDWTVLHSPSSVADPATDGTRSGTYIVVHFGERTVLIGGSAYAGEIKKAIFSVMNFLLPSRNVMPMHCSANVGPGGDVALFFGLSGTGKTTLSADPDRPLIGDDEHGWSEAGVFNFEGGCYAKTIHITAASEPEIFRATERFGTVIENVAYDPVTREADYASDALTENTRSSYPIDHLGNFVPSGMAGHPRNVVFLTADAFGVLPPIARLTPEQAMFHFLSGYTAKVAGTERGVKEPSATFSTCFGAPFMPRHPGVYASMLGERLSRHGAKVWLVNTGWTGGPYGVGRRMSLAHTRTMLTAALHGDLDGVPTRPDPVFGVAVPTAVAGVPPEVLDPRSTWSDAAAYDAKASELAAMFRDNFEKYADGVSAAVRACAPRG
- a CDS encoding CinA family protein, with product MAVGVALVQRGWRLATAESCTGGLIGAAVTAVPGCSAWYVGGVVSYADRAKHDLLGVPAATLEAHGAVSAQTAAAMATGALARLGADIAVSVTGIAGPDGGSADKPVGLVWFGMATAEGVTTWSTRTDGDRAAVRAAAVAEALDAVAAVLSSRRS
- the ftsH gene encoding ATP-dependent zinc metalloprotease FtsH, which produces MRNTRRSWWIWGFVFVGLVGLMTLYQAERGTRLQMPQSELAALVRQGEVQSIAVSGDETRAIVTLRNPGVGELARRVVLKERGVAAGFVEQLGLSYAQLDAQGVKFKVERQSNFTGVGALVSTLVPFLLMIGLLAFMMRQAQSGSNQALSFGRSRARLLTGDTPTVTFSDVAGVDESKQELAEIVEFLREPEKFIALGAKIPRGVLMMGPPGCGKTLLAKAIAGEAGVPFFSISGSEFVEMFVGVGASRVRDLFDQARKNSPCIVFIDEIDAVGRQRGAGLGGSHDEREQTLNQILVEMDGFDTDTNVIIVAATNRPDILDPALLRPGRFDRRVVIDRPDVKGRRSIIEIHARGKPLSADVDLDAVAKQTPGFSGADLENLVNESAIQAARRNARQITNEDIQQAVDKVRFGPERKSRTMEAEELKITAYHEAGHAVVMHVLDECDPVHRVTIIPRGMTGGLTSSLPESDTYLRSSAKFRADLAAALGGRAAEVLVFGEVSTGASGDLEFVTKTARDMVTRYGMSESLGPITFGQKQELVFLGRELSEQRNYSEAVARQIDHEVRRLVTDAYDRAVKTLRDNLDRVHAVARKLLEVETLDRDEFVGVMSAAS
- a CDS encoding protein kinase: MTADTPLPSPAAGDPALVLNGRYRLLDVIGEGGMAVVWRAEDTELSRIVAVKLLRDQFASDPEFLERFRAEARSAAALNQPGVVGLYDVGKDGGRHYLVMEFVPGRDLKSVIRHDGPLSPARAVDIAAQLAHAVGAAHSQGLIHRDLKPQNVIMASATGRPKVADFGIARALSDAGITTPGVVMGTVHYLAPEQAAGKPATPSSDVYSLGVVLYEMLTGDVPFEADSSLGVAMRVLHEDPVPVEDLNTSVPPGLAAIVRTAMARDPAERYPDAARLADALDAFRRMSEQHTGPTPDPAAASVARGTSSGAPAKDDGYGRPRVPQTPDERGAAAGNAAGQAAQPSGPLLDWNVLGLALLAVVLVSGLILLWYANLSRIGSGQDGGQGDGARGALSAAPASATPPPILVDVPDVMRLEAAAGQATLEAKGLSVSLEPVEAGAADIGRVVRMQPDVGETVVQGDAVKLLIGAHGLVSIPPLAESLEAMEHVLSASGLVPAKRAMWSADVPAGAIIGTDPPGGGSVPVGASVWINYSSGTFESTNVTFGDGVYLDGVNLTTKAFHVGETVSFTVAWEAVGDVQRDYQARFLLSDRSGETVLGEAVAPLAGDRPSAGWSQGDRVVGSTFSLVVPPGASGMVFVWVEIFPTDAPSELVPVVGGADSPNGSRARLFDIWVEG